The following are encoded together in the Chaetodon trifascialis isolate fChaTrf1 chromosome 3, fChaTrf1.hap1, whole genome shotgun sequence genome:
- the ddit3 gene encoding DNA damage-inducible transcript 3 protein, protein MTAEWLHLPPPYPPGVGPLCGAELEAWYEDLQDILGSDTGGAKLARAPTCTEKEPEFLDVLESCSLTWLTDGSQTWGEGVQRATEEIHNTQPLHHTSSSSSSSSSSSCMSPAVAEERRVEAESGRSGESSAGGGSDLLPPEFFELLSEGGVGMVDPSGAVINGGYYYHHHQHHQATNGHPASPSASEEELPCVPDSPSCSSSASQSPSQNCSSPSSPVSSPSVYPSSRLGKRKRTTSERANGALSSFTSSTQRTSSSYSSAKKSRKEREQENERKVQELTEQNERLKAEIERLGEEVQRTRRALIERLVNTRK, encoded by the exons ATGACTGCCGAGTGGCTACACCTGCCCCCGCCGTACCCCCCTGGCGTGGGGCCGTTGTGTGGTGCAGAGTTGGAGGCGTGGTATGAGGACCTGCAGGATATTCTGGGCTCCGACACGGGAGGGGCAAAACTGGCACGTGCCCCCACATGTACCGAG AAGGAGCCGGAGTTTCTGGATGTTCTGGAGAGTTGTTCTCTGACGTGGCTGACGGATGGAAGCCAGACGTGGGGCGAGGGTGTTCAGAGGGCAACAGAGGAGATCCACAACACCCAGCCTCTGCATCacacctcatcatcatcctcctcatcttcctcctcctcctgcatgagTCCAGCTGTTGCAGAAGAGCGTCGGGTGGAGGCTGAGAGTGGCAGAAGTGGAGAGAGCTCGGCAGGAGGCGGCAGTGATCTGCTGCCTCCTGAGTTCTTCGAGTTACTGAGTGAAGGAGGAGTGGGAATGGTGGATCCGAGCGGAGCGGTGATCAACGGCGGCTATTACTACCACCATCATCAACACCACCAGGCTACTAACGGCCATCCCGCATCTCCATCAGCCAGCGAGGAGGAACTGCCCTGTGTCCCCGATTCTccatcctgctcctcctcagcctcccagTCACCATCGCAAAATTGttcttctccctcctcacctgTCTCTTCCCCCTCTGTCTACCCGTCCTCCCGGCTGGGAAAACGCAAGAGGACCACCAGCGAGAGGGCCAACGGTGCCTTgtcctccttcacctcttccACGCAACGCACATCCTCATCCTACTCATCTGCCAAAAAGAGTCgcaaagaaagagagcaggagaacGAGAGGAAGGTACAGGAGCTGACGGAGCAGAATGAGCGTTTGAAAGCAGAGATTGAAAGGCTgggagaggaggtgcagaggacACGTAGAGCCCTGATAGAGAGATTAGTCAACACCAGGAAATGA
- the dctn2 gene encoding dynactin subunit 2 — protein sequence MADPKYANLPGIAFNEPDVYETGDLPEDDQAQFESEELCSDSVERIVVNPNAAYDKFKDKHVTTKGLDFSDRISKSRRVGYESGEYEILGEGCGVKETPQQKYQRLVNEIQELTQEVDTIQAATKESNAEERLTPVVLAQQAAQLKQQLVSAHLDSLLGPQAHINLADPDGALARRLLTQLEAAKGSRGGTAGDSKPTASAKAPDGVVLYELHSRPEQEKFNESAKMAELEKRLAELEIAVGSGSDKQGPLSASVQGASLMDTIELLQARVSALDSATLDQVEARLQSVLGKMNEIAKHKAAIEDADTQNKVSQLYDVVQKWDAMSTSIPQVVQRLVAVKELHEQAMQFGQLLTHLDTTQQMINNSLKDNNTLLTQVQQTMKENLVAVEENFAALDQRMKKLSK from the exons GAGGAGCTCTGCAGTGACAGTGTGGAGAGGATTGTGGTCAACCCCAATGCAGCCTATGACAAGTTCAAAGACAAGCACGTCACCACCAAGGGACTTG ACTTCTCAGACCGAATCAGTAAAAGCAGAAGAGTGGGCTATGAGTCAGGAGAATATGAAATT CTTGGAGAGGGCTGTGGAGTGAAGGAGACGCCTCAGCAGAAGTACCAGCGCCTGGTGAACGAGATCCAGGAACTCACTCAGGAGGTGGATACCATCCAG GCTGCCACAAAGGAAAGCAATGCAGAGGAGCGCCTCACCCCGGTGGTACTCGCCCAGCAGGCGGCCcagctcaaacagcagctggtttcTGCCCATCTCGACTCGCTGCTGGGACCACAGGCACACATCAACCTGGCTGACCCAGATGGAGCGCTGGCCAG GCGTCTGCTCACCCAGCTGGAAGCGGCCAAGGGCAGCCGTGGCGGCACCGCAGGAGACAGTAAGCCGACGGCGTCCGCTAAGGCCCCAGATGGAGTGGTGCTCTACGAGCTGCACAGCAGACCAGAACAGGAGAAATTCAATGAGTCTGCCAAG ATGGCGGAATTGGAGAAGCGTCTCGCTGAGCTGGAGATCGCTGTTGGCTCAGGATCAGACAAGCAG GGGCCTCTGAGTGCTAGCGTACAAGGAGCCAGTCTGATG GACACCATAGAGCTCCTGCAGGCAAGGGTCAGTGCACTGGACTCTGCTACTCTGGATCAAGTGGAGGCCAGACTGCAG AGCGTCCTCGGGAAGATGAATGAGATCGCTAAACACAAGGCAGCGATCGAGGACGCTGATACACAAAACAAG GTGTCGCAGCTGTACGACGTGGTGCAGAAGTGGGATGCCATGTCCACTTCTATACCCCAGGTGGTGCAGAGGCTTGTCGCTGTGAAGGAGCTGCATGAGCAAG CCATGCAGTTTGGCCAGCTGCTGACCCACCTGGACACCACTCAGCAGATGATCAACAACTCTCTGAAGGACAACAACACTCTGCTAACACAG GTCCAACAGACAATGAAGGAAAACCTGGTGGCTGTAGAAGAGAACTTTGCTGCACTAGATCAGAGGatgaagaagctctccaaaTAA